The genomic segment tttttaaaattcagcttgCTTGAAGCAGGGCTGAGCAGCTTTTCACTGCCTGAGGAACCTTACTTTGCCCCTTTTTTTCTGGCTCAGCAGATGGCTCAGGGAAAATGTGAGATGCAGAAACAGAACCGTTACAAATCTTCACATTTCACTGCCGCAGTCTGGCAGCCACCGGAGGGACCCTTCGGCACCTACCACGTCCTCGTCATCCATGTCGTTGGCAGAAAGAGTCCAGAGTCTTGCAGCAGTGGGATCCACCCTCGTTTTTTCTGAAACAACTGATTGACCGTAGAGAGCACAGTTATAAAGATGATGGGATAAGCCTGAAAATGTCTTCCTGGTCCTATGATATGAATCCATTCGGGAGGCTTTTGATACCTCAGAGCTAGGATTTTGAAGACCACGTCTTCTTTAATAATCCATTAAAACAAAGAGTTACAATGCTTTCCTTTTGCTCCAGGTAGAACAATGTGGCATTGGACCAGAAACACGTTACCCTGTCCCCAGGTGCCTATGACCCCCTGCATTTCTATCTGACGGAATGCCATGATAAAATTAGGCTGTCACATAATTAAGAATGACTGTTTTCCTAATTATCCTCCTTACCAAGGAACCTACCAGTTTAcatactacaagtagtcctcacttaatgatcgcaattgggactggaatgttggttgctaagtgatgcagtcattaagcgaatctgacctgattttacaaccttttttgcagtggttgttaagcgagtcattgattttatttgccagaagctggctgggaaggttgaaaatgccaATCAGGTTcacacaggatgctgcaatggtcataaatgcaaaccagttgccaagtgcccaaattgtgatcacatgatggcagggatgctgtgacagttctaagtgtgaggactggtcgtaagtcagttttttcagcactgttgtaagtctggaccattactaaacgaatggttgttaagcgaggactatctgtattattttTCCACTGACATCTGAAAATATGGAAGAGTGGCACAGGATCTCAAGGACTCTATTCCCTACATGTCTGAAAAGGCAAGACTGTTTCAGTGGCTAAGCAGATGACTCCCAGGCTATCCTTTAACGGCCCTCTTCAGAAGGGACCAAAACAAACCATGGGAAGTCTGATCAGTATAATTCTTTTCCTCTGAAAAGGCTCAAATGAGGTCTATAACCAAGACAGGACTAGTTAACCAACAGCCAAAGGACCATGcttttgagaaccagtttggtgtggtggtgaaggcgctgcactgggagacagtgagttctaggcctcccttaggcgtgaaaccagctgggtgactttgggctagtcaatTCTTTTAGTCcaaaccacctcacaggattgttgtggagaaaataggaggcgggAGCATTATATACACCCTGAATTGGACAAAATAACGGcgggatataaatttaatcattAGCTACCCATACTCAGAATGATTTCTACTGAGGTACTTAGTGAACCCAGGGGCAGCATCTGGGAGGCCAAAatctccatctctctcttcctTACCAGTGGTCGATTTCTTGACAATGGAAAGCTTGAGCTGACTTGAAGATCCAATCTCAAAATTGGGCTTCTTGCCTTCTAGCTGAACCGCAAGAATTTCATTGCATTGCAGATCTAGATGCTTCTGGATAGTCTCAATCTGCTCCGAGGTTAAAGCCTCCTTCTGCAGCTGgaatgcaaggggaaaaaagttgCTTTACCGGTTaatccatcctggcagggaagaCCTGCACAAAATGGTAATTATTATCAATGATGGCTAATTACAAACAAAATAACACTTTCCTCTATTAGAGAGCTCATTACCTAAACCCAGAGGAAGATTTTTCGGAGGCATTTCTGCTTATTCTCTATGTAAACCCAATGTTTTGCTTCTCAAAGGTATTGCTTATTTCCTTCAAAGGATGAGTTGGCATTATAAGGTTGCTGTATTGCATAGCTTATCTATACAAGTTCTAGTGACCAGCTTTGTGAAGCTGTATTTTGGAACGGCAGCATAAAAGCCTCTTTAAAATACAGAACCTTCTGAAACAATCTCCTGAAAACGCAACATGCTTACCTCTTTTACCTCAACCAATCCAGAGAGCATCACAATTGTTCGCAGTTTGCTTACTGTCTTGAGTTTGTCGTTGTTACCTGGGAAATACAACAGGCAGCAAACATCCGAAATTAAGAGTGAAAATATgagtagggaaaaaaaacctttgagaTTTCTCCAGATATTGCTGTAGATTGATTTAATAAAGGAATGCAGTGGGATCAGGCTCCTCTTATGTACATTCACAATTTTCAGCCAGCTACCGAAGTTCCTGTAGTTGAACTTTATTCTTATAGGCGGACTGATTTATTCAGTCAATTATGACATGGCTTTAATTTAAGTATCTTGTTTCCCTCACCAGGTTTCACAGGAAAAAGACTGAAAGTTGTGCCAGGAAATTAGAGGGAACATGGAGGAGCCTCAAGGATTCTTCCCAGTCCTCAGAAATCTTACATAAGCTGCATTACTTTCTTGTCTCAAATGAAAGTGCAGGTTTTAGTATTGAAATGCTAAATAGCTTGAAGTGATATCACCTCTAGTCCCACCTCTATGGTCAAAACTGGCATTAGTTTCTTGCTCATTCCCGACACACATGCAATTTTACTGGTGGACCCACAAGAGAAAGCACTTTCGTTTGTGACACCAGCACTGCGGAGCCCGTGTATGCTAATGTTTAGATGTGTGTTAATATACCGTTACAATATGTTGTATCTTAGTCTGCTCGCTTTCTGTCTTCTGGGTTTAAATGTGACTGCTTGGCTTTTCACTGTATCTGAATCTAAATGTTCCTGGgccactttcctttttaaaacagaagaagaagaagaaaaaaatagcaacagtACCGCAGTGCAAATCTtgggaaacaggggaagggggaaCTGAATGCGAGAGGTGGAATCAGTGGGGCCAGGGCTTTTGGGCCATGTAGTCAGAACGAGCGCGCCAGGAGAAAATGCAAGGGATGGGATTACGATGGACAAGTTCCAACCAGAGCTGGCTGAGGTCCTATTTCAAAAGCTGTTCCTCCCTGTCCAGCACGAGGGCTTGTGACTGGTTAAGTCAAACATTGCCCCTCTTCAAACTGGTACAGCCTGGGGCACACGCTCTCAGCGGGTGACTCAGCATCAGGGTAATTCTGTCTAGGcccagaaactaagcagggtcagacctggctgttacttggatgggagatcttcCAGCAAATCTCAGGGCTACAGAGGCTGAACTggaaaaccaaaaaaaccccttGGAAGCAGCAGTGGCGACCCACTTGTAGGCTACTGCTGAGAAAACtccatggatgtatccatgtaaCTTGGATACGTGTTACATGGATGTTGAGTTGGCCTTGACTCGAGAAAGACTGCGCCTTTTAGAGTACACATCTCCCCAAAGGGCTCCCCCGGATACTCCCATGTTTTTAAGACAAGTGTGTTTAAATGAACCAACCCTGCACTGGCCTTTTATTATCCATAAGTGGAAAAGTGAGGGTTGCTCAGCCTAATAAAGCCCCAATTAATGGCCGAAGGTAAGAGAGGGGCCAGAGGCAAACCTGTTTCGGTGGTCACCGCTTCTTTTAAAAGGACACGACCTCCAGGCTTGACAATCCGCGCTATTTCAGCAAGAACTTCTGCGCTGTGCTGCGTTAGGCTGCCGGGTACCAGCCCTGACAGAACCACGTCAAAGCTGGACTCTTTGTGGGatgctggaaaaataaaacagtaagtaTATAGGTGTGCCCTTTGCATAGTGTCGTTTCACACGTATGCATGCTAGTCCAATGTTTTGTTagcttggcgactttaagatgtgtggacctcaactcccagaattccccagtcaaaacactgctctagtcatCGATGAGCTGCATGCAGTGAATAGCCGTTCGCGGAGCTGGAATGGCTTTGGGAAAACGCTTCTGAGTAGCAATGCTGGAAAACTGTTGTGGAGATGATTTCCAGCTTGTACAAGCTGACTGATGAAACATGCAGGCTCCCTTTGGGTACTCTCCCAACCGAGGGCCATGAGTGCCACCAAGAAGGCTGCCCTGTTCGGTGCCAGCCACTGGCTTGCACGCATGCACAAACAGCCGTGCAAAGCAGGAAGATTGATTACAGTAAGGCACAGGGACAGTGCGCTTGTGTGCACGGATGGGTCTATTTTCACGCATAGCCACAAATCCTGCTTGTGCTTTATTTGATGCAACTGCTGTGATACACACAAgaccatatatgtgtgtgtgtgtgtgtgtgtataacgcAAACTCCTCAATCAGCCTTCCACCCCTTGCTCTATCAGAGTTACAAGGGGCATTTTTTCAGGTTGTTAATGATACGTCAACAATATTGTTGTGGCAGCTCCAAGTTATGATCCGCTTTCTGAGAATACGCTTTGCCTGCCTTGACACTGGCCTTTCTGGATGAGATCCTCAAGTCTTCAGCTGAACTTGAACCCATCAGTTGGATGCAGCTTATCTGAGTTGGATTCCTTAGCTATGTTTACTAGGTGCCtgaatctcaatcatgtgactgaggggatACTTTGACGGTCATAAGTttaaggacctgtcataagtcttctcattcagcaccgctgtaacttcaaatggtcactaaacagggcagtcattaactgaggacttattgtatttttaacatgAGACTGTATCATCCTGCATAGAGCCTAAGACTGTGATGGAATGAGTctgtgaagggggaggtgatgtgatggactacaataaaacgcagctggttctcaggaaggagggagcacattccaaggaggggggcaggacaagagacaacacagtccagagctggaacgtgggaagacgaAGAGATTCAGAGCAAACCCGCCCTAGAGCctttccaggttatttccctcTCAGCCTAAAGGGaaaggtagagtagctttagcctggcaaggttctgtttatatggtgtgagcaaataaagaactggagtttgacaGGATTGATTCTTTGccattcttgggctgagcctgacaaagACTTATCACAAACTATCTAATGTGTTAACCATAATGAAGAATTCTCCATTATAAATGGAACATTTTATGTTTAACTCAAATATATTTACCACGATAATGAGTACTTCTGAACACTCACAGTAAAGCAGCTGGTTGATGTTTTCTACAGAAATGTGACCTTCACCTCCAACAACTGCTTGAACATCCTGGACAAATTTCTGGAGTGCCTCGGGAGAGGAGTAGCTATCACAAACAACAGCCACTTGTTGACCAATAGTGATCCCATGCTCTGCCATGTCGGAATTAATTCAAGATCTGAAAGAAAGCGGACAATGTTCCCCCAAACGAAAAGGACACAAAATGTAGAAAATATAGGTTCAAATTAACACAGTCTTTTTGAGGTGCTCTAACTGTGAACTGCATCCTAAAGACAGCTTAAATTTAGAGGGCACCATGTTGAAGATCTCCATACTTTTCCATTATAGCAAGGGCTAGAAAACACAGGATGAAATATTTTGTTATGCTTATCTTGGCTACACACATTGAAAACATATCTCTAAAAGGACTCCACCTCCCTTAAACTGTAGATAAGAACTTTTTAAAGCCTTAAAGCTAGGCATGACAAATATGTTTTTGAACAGCCAATAAAAAAAATGAGTAATAGGAAGTCTACTATCGTGTGTGCACATCAACAGACTGGGGGAAGGGTCTTCCATTCCCACCAGTTATTTTGCTAAAGGCAAGGTAGCATAACCCAGCCACAAATTTCCATTTTGCTCCTCTTTTAAACTAAAGTTTATTCCAAGATCCTTTGTTCCCTTTCTACCTCTGGCTATAGTCACCCACAATAAGTATCCTTAAATATTCTTACGGCCTATAAAGCTGTGCTGTTTAATACAGCAAGCCCATTTTATATGTAAATGAGCGTTTTAAGGGGACAGAGTGATTACCAATGTTGACAGTAATTGCAAGAGGAAGACAACAAGGATATCTACCAGAAGTTATTACTGAAAAGAGGGGGTGAGGGGTGGAGGACGGAGAAGATTCATGGCTGTTTTGCAAATATGTATATAAaccctaatccagtgtttctcaaccatggcgactttaagatgggtggacttcaactcccagaattccccagccagcagagcaagGTCGAGAAGCATTGCTTTAAAACATTGCATTATTCAGGTATTGATCTGAAATCGGAGCTCCCTGGCCAGTGGTAAGGAACGATAGGAAGTGCAATCGAAAAGGAACGGGAAAAGCACGTTGCCCGCTTTTTAACATTCAAAGTAAATCTAGAGATAGCCTAACCAACGCCATCTTTAGATTCTCTAGCAAGAGTCatctagaacagggttcctcaaccttggcaactctaagctgtgcggacttcaactcccagaattccccagccagctcagagctggctggggaattctgggagttgaagtccgcacagcttagagttgccaaggttgaggatcCCCGATCCAGAAGGAATAGGGTAGCACAGCGTTTCTTCAAGTGTGGTCCGAGGACCCCCGGGGGTCCCCCAAGTCCCTCTCAGGGGTGcgcgaaatcaaaattatttgccagatactgaagatatttgcaaaaattttaaaCGATGTCACTCGTCTCATTTTTTTTATGTGTTAAAAAAGTACAGGGTTCTTTCACGAAAAATATTCTATGCTGATATCCGATGGGTTTAATGTCACAGGGGGAGGAGACGGGGGGAAGGCCCTCGCGCGCGCTTGTGAGAAAAGGGTCCACAGACAGGCCAATGTTAAGAACACGTTGGAAATCCTAAGCAAAACTAGGCCGGTCGAGGGTTAGGAGGGCCGGCGCGGTCGTCCTAACCTTCCCTGAGGGCGAGAGCAGCccggcctacctcgcagggttgttgtagggGGGTCTCGGACAGTGCCTCGAGCTCCCACGAAAAAGGCGAGAAGGACGAGACCCCTCGGCGCAACGCCCTCGCCTACCGGTCTCCGCTCACGCTTCCCGACCCGGCAGCCGTTCTTCTCCGCTCCTCGGCTGGGCCTGCCCTTTTCAAAGATGGCGGCGGGGGCGGGCTGGGAAAGCGGCTCCCGCCCCCCGACCCGCTTCAAAGATGGCGGCGAGGGCACTGGTGGGCCCTGGAGTTCAGAAAGACGGAGCGGGCTCTATGATTGGCTGGAGGCCGCTCGCGGGGGAAGCCGCGAGGCGCCGCGTCACGTGGCGCCTCGCTCGCTcccccttttcctcctcctcctcccccgcgCGAGGCAGCCCCGCCCAGCTCCCGTTTCCAAGATGGCGCCCGTCGCGCCCCGCCTCCCTTGCCCACCTGCCCGTCGCCCGGGTCAAAGATGGCGGCGGCCGCGGCGGGGCTGAGGCGAGCGGCCCGGGGGCTGCTGCGCTGCCCGGCGGGTGAGGCGCTCGGGGGGAGAGTGGGGCTCGGGCCGGGGGGGAGTCTCTCGGCTTCCCCCGCGCCGGGGTAGGCGGGTCCAGGAGTCCCGCGGCTCCGGCGGGAGGAAGGGAAGGTGAGGTGAAGGGCGAGGGAGGCCCTTCAGCCCGGCTCATTTGCATACATTAGCCTAGGGTGCCGCTTCTGATGAGCGCCCGCGGCGGGCTTGAAGGAATCCGTTTCCGCTCGAGCAGGGCGGGGCGGGTGGGACTACAACCCCCATCGTCCACGGCTGTGGCGGCTGTAGGGCCCATAATCCACATAATTTCCCCCCGGGGGCACCCCGCTGCCTCTTGTTGCATAGCGCGTTTGACCTTGCAAcgcccctgcgaggtaggctgggctgagagcgcCTACTGCCACCTGAGCAGCTGAGGAGACCTTGAACCCGGCTCCTCTAGGCAGCGTGGCCTGGAATACCCAGAAGTCCCAGCCAGCAGCCCGTTGGGGATTCTGGGGATGGGAGTCGAGCTCTGATTGCTTCCTCTCTTGGTGCCAGTGGATCTTCTCTCATCCTGGCGTTTGCTGCCAACGGACGGTGCTTCTCTGCCCGGGGCCAAGTCTGGGCTTGGATTGCCtgatttttttgaaaattttACCTCTGAATTTTAAAGCTGCAAGGATGCAAATGGCAGCCTATGCAGGAtgctttatttcattcattcattcattcattgatccTACTAGGCTTCAATCACCTCATACTCCAAGCAGCCTACAGTTTTCTGGAATGGCAATAAGGTTAAAACTATGTAAGCATAACCATTCAATAAAACAACATGGTCATAAATAACATCACAGACTCCAAGGAGCAACCTCATCGCAATTCTCATGATCCCCTTGGCTTCAGAAGGTTATTGgtatctctttttttttgtttttggtgcctccaagtcagtttttgattcctggcaattgcctggccaagt from the Candoia aspera isolate rCanAsp1 chromosome 11, rCanAsp1.hap2, whole genome shotgun sequence genome contains:
- the CIAPIN1 gene encoding anamorsin, with the translated sequence MAEHGITIGQQVAVVCDSYSSPEALQKFVQDVQAVVGGEGHISVENINQLLYSSHKESSFDVVLSGLVPGSLTQHSAEVLAEIARIVKPGGRVLLKEAVTTETGNNDKLKTVSKLRTIVMLSGLVEVKELQKEALTSEQIETIQKHLDLQCNEILAVQLEGKKPNFEIGSSSQLKLSIVKKSTTEKTRVDPTAARLWTLSANDMDDEDVDLLDSDELLDPEDLKKPDPASLKAPSCKESGKRKACKNCTCGLAEELEQEKKSAQPKSACGNCYLGDAFRCASCPYRGMPAFKPGERILLSENNLQDS